Genomic segment of Helicobacter sp. 12S02232-10:
TTGAAACTGCTTTTTGAACAGAGCGTGCCAAAAAAGAAGAGGAAGAAGTCAAAAAAGGATGGGAACTTTGGGTTAATTCCAAATCATATTCTAGACCATCTAAAACCTCACAGATATAATTTCTCACATCTTCTAATTTTGTTTTTGTCGAATTCCTGACATTGAACATTAATTTTAAGTTTGCAGGCGTTACATTCACAACCTCCATTCCACCACGAATGTCAGTGATCACAAGCTTACTGGGTGCAAAATCTTGATCTCCTTGATCCAAATTTACTCCCGCGAGCTTACCAAGCCTTGCGCCCAATAACTCGATAGGATTACGACACTTTTCAGGATAGGCCACATGTCCTTGAATCCCTTTAATATTCAATACACCATTGATAGATCCGCGTCTACCTATTTTAATCGTATCTCCCATTTTTTTCTCACAAGTAGGTTCAGCAACAAGTGCCATATCAGGCAACAGACCTCTTTGTTTCAAATCTTGCAAAACAATTTGAGTCCCATAAGTACCCTTACCCTCTTCATCGCTTGTAAGCAGAATCGAAAGAATAAGAGGTTTTTGTAGAATTTTTGAATCCAAAAAATCTCTCAAAGCACACAAAAAAGCGCTTACTCCACCTTTCATATCCTGCGTTCCTCTGCCATAAAGATAATCACCCTTAAGTTCGGGAATAAACGGGTCACTTTGCCAACCATTTCCCGGAGGTACCACATCAATATGACCGGCAAAACAAAAATGCAAAGGTTTTTTTTCACTTTCTCCCAAATGCTTAAATAAAAATAAATTTTTTACTCCACCTTCATTGATGGCAAACGATTTAAAATCAGGCACTAAGGATTGGATAAATTCGTATATCCCGCATTCTTGAGGTGTGATTGTGGGATAAGCAACAAGCTTACTCAAGACTTCTGTAGGATTCATTACATTTGTTCTCATCTAGCTTTTCTCAAATGGATATACAAATGCAATACATCAATGCTTGCAGGCGTAATTCCACTAATTTCAGAGGCGTTAAATAGGGTTTTAGGACGAAATTTATTGAGTTTTTCAATCACTTCCAAACTCAATCCTGGAATGCCATCAAAAACAAAATCTTGCGGGATTTGGACTTGAAGCATTTGATGCATTTTGGCAATATTTTCGCGTTGTTTTTGAATATAGCTGTAATACTTGCATTGAATGCGAATTTGTTCTAACGCCCTATTGCTAAGATTTTTAAAATCAGAATGAAATTTTCTTAATTTTTCATTATCAAAACTATCCCTTCCTACTATCAAAACCCCCATACATTTGTCATTGATAGGGGGTTCTCCAAGCTGTTCAAGCAAGGTTAAGTTTTGTTTTGAAGGGGTAAAAGTGGTATTTTCCAAATATTTCATCGCATTGATAATATCTTGTTTATCTTTAGCAAGACAAAGATAAGCATTTTCATCAATAGTGCCAAGTTGATGTGCATAATCACCAAGCCTGAAAATAGCGTTATCTTCTCGTAACAAAAGTCGATACTCCGCCCTTGAAGTAAAAACTCTATAAGGCTCTTTAGTCCCCTTGCTTACTAAATCATCTATCATTACCCCAATATAAGCCTCATCTCTGCGCAAAACAAATTCGCTAAGCCCACCAAAATCAAACCTTTTATCTTCTTTTTGCAAGCTCAAAACCGCATTGATCCCTGCCATAATTCCCTGTGCTGCTGCTTCTTCATAACCCGTAGTACCATTGATCTGACCTGCCAAATAAAGATTTTGAATCTTTTTGGTCTCAAGCGTATGAAAAAGCTCGGTGGGATGGATATAATCGTATTCAATCGCATAACCATAACGTGTAATTTTGGCGTTTTCAAGACCGGCAATGGAAGCAATGACTTTTTCTTGTACATCAAAAGGCAAGGAAGTGCTTAAACCATTTACATAATATTCTACCGCTTCAGAAGTTTGGGGTTCTAAAAAAAGTTGGTGGCGTTCTTTATCTGCAAAACGATTGATTTTATCTTCAATACTAGGGCAATATCTAGGACCCACACCCTCTATTTGACCTGTAAATAAAGGGGCTCGATAAAAATTATCTCGAATCAATTTATGTGTGGCTTCGTTCGTATAAGTTACATAACAAGGAAGTTGCAAAGGATCGAAAGAAGAAGAATCGGTTTTATAGCTAAAGCAAGGAGCTGGAAAATCCCCGTTATGAATTTCAAGCCTTTCAAAATCAATACTTCTTCCATCAATTCTGGGGCAAGTTCCCGTTTTAAGCCTACCCATTTCAAATCCAAGCATCTCTAAATTTTTTGAAAGCCCTATAGAAGCGCTTTCTCCAAATCGTCCATTTTGGCTTTGACTTTCACCAATATGTACCAATCCTCTCAAAAAAGTTCCTGTTGTAACAATAATTTTTTTAGCAAAATAAGTTTTACCTACACTTGTTTTTAAGCCGATTGCTTGAGAATTTTGTACAATCAGTTCTTCAACGATTTCTTGAGAGACACTTAAATTCGGGGTATTTAAAACAAGATTTTTTGCAAATACTCGATATTTATCCATATCAATTTGCGCTCTTGTGCCTCTGACAGCAGGACCTTTAGAAGCATTTAGAATTCGATATTGAATGCCACAATGATCGGTAATTATCCCCATCACGCCCCCCAAAGCATCTACTTCTTTTGTTAAATGTCCCTTACCTAGCCCTCCTATGGCGGGATTGCAACTTGCTAATCCGATGTTTTCTATCAAAATTGTTAAAAGATGGGTCTTTGCACCCATTTTGGCACTGATGACTCCGGCTTCTATACCGGCGTGTCCCCCGCCAATTACAATCACATCATATTCCATCTGTAGCCTTGAAAACTTTTGGCTTGATTATAACGAAGCTTTAATAAGTTTTACATTATAATTCCACGCATACACCAATCGCAAGAATGAGGAAAAAATGAGTTTTAAAGAAAATTTTTCAAACAATAAGCAACGCTATATCACAGGAATTATCCTTATTTTATGTCTGGCTTTGATTTTATATATAGACAATACCATTTTGGTTTGGGCAATACTTGGAATTACTTATATTCTTGGATTTAATGAAGCCATCAAACTGTTTGGATGCAAAAGACATCCGATGATGTATCTGCTTGCTGTGGTAGTTTGGATACTTGCAGGTTTGAATGGCAGACCGATTGAATCTGCTATTTTTATCGCAATGATAATGGCAGGATTTTTAGCCTATAAAAAATCTTTCAATCCCAAACAAATTCTTCCCTTTATCTATCCAAGCATTCCATTTCTAACAATTTTTGCTGTTTATAAGGATTTTGGAGTCAATGCAATTATTTGGCTCATTGTTGTAGTTGCACTAACTGATATCGGTGCATATTTTGGAGGAAAAGCTTTTGGAAAAACACCTTTTTCCCAAACTTCTCCAAACAAAACCTTAGAAGGAGCAATTATTGGTTTAGCAATTGCTGTAGCCATTGGGAGTTTTATCGGTATGGGTGGACTAAGTGGGAATTTCATCATTTCTCTTTTGATCAGTTTTGCCATTTCTCTCAGCGCAATCTTTGGAGATCTTTATGAAAGTTATCTCAAAAGAAATGCAGATCTGAAAGATAGTGGTAATATTCTTCCTGGACACGGAGGAATGCTTGATAGAATGGATGCCATATTATTTGGTGCGGTTACAATACATTTTTTGTTATATTTTTTAAAAATATGGAAAGAAACTTCCATTATTCTTTTGTAGAAGAATTTCAATGATACTTTTAGGAAGTACAGGAACAATCGGCGTGAATGCGCTTAAGGTTGCTCAAAAATTTGAAATTGCTATTGAGGGTATAAGCGCAGGTCGTAATATTGATTTATTTAATGATCAAATAAAGCTTTATTCACCAAAAAAAGTTGCTATTATGGATTCACAAGATCTTCCTAAGCTAAACTCTAGAGGGGCAAAAGTTTACGTCGGAGAAGAAGGGATTTCTCAAATGATAGAAGAATCCGAATCTTCTTTGGTACTCAATGCATTAGTTGGATTTGCGGGATTAAAACCCACTTTCTGTAGCCTTAAATATGGGAAAAAACTTGCTTTAGCAAATAAAGAATCTCTAGTAAGTGCAGGCTGGCTCATTGATACAAGCAAAATCGTTCCCATCGATAGCGAACATTTTGGGTTATGGTATCTTCAAAATAACAAACCTTTTAAAAAACTTGTCATTACTGCAAGTGGTGGAGCATTCCGAGATACACCCTATCAAGACATTCCTTCTAAAAATGCTCAAGAAGCCCTCAATCATCCTAATTGGAAGATGGGAAAAAAAATTACAATCGACTCAGCAAGTATGGTCAATAAGCTTTTTGAAGTCCTTGAAGCCAAATGGCTTTTTAAGACTGATGCAATTGAAGGTTATATTGAAAGAACCTCAAATATTCACGCCTTGATTGAGTTTGTCGATGGCAGTACCACGGCTCATTTTGCCATTCCAGATATGAAACTTCCTATAGCTTATGCTCTTGATTTGCACAAAGCTTCAACAATAAACATTATTCCAAATATTGAGCTTGAAAAATTACAGAATATAAAGTTTGAACCCATTGATACAAAAAAATTCCCTTTATGGAATCTTAAAGACACGTTGGTCAAAAATCCTCGTTTAGGTGTGATATTGAATGCTAGCAATGAGGTTGCGGTTAAAAAATTTTTAGAGTCCAAAATTCCGTTTGGAGGTATTCGGATTCTTATTGAAAAAAGTCTTAAAAAATTTGATTCCGATCTCCTCTATTTAAAAACGCAAGAAGATATTTTAATGCTTGATAAAGAAGTGAGAATATTCGCAAATTCAATTTTATAAGATTTATTTTTTCTTCTTTGATTTAGTTTTCACTTCCGTTTTGAACCAATTTTTAATCCTGTCAAAACATTCTTCAAAAAGATTTTTATGCGGCTCACTCTCATAACCAAAGCTGTTATGAAGCTTTAATAAAAGATTTTTTTGTTCATCGTTAAGTTGTTTAGGATAAACAATTCTAATGACAGCAATCAAATTACCATAGCTTCTTCCATTAACCTCTTTAATTCCCTCTTTGTTAAATACAAATCTAGAACCATCTTGAGAATTTGGTGGTATTTGGAGTTCAAGCTCTCCTCGCAACGATGGAATTTTAATTTTCGCTCCCAAAGGAATAGATGTGAAAAACACAGGAACTTCTATATAAACATCATTCCCATCTCGAACAAAATAATCATCGTGTTCTACAAATGTCACGATATAAAGATCACCCCTTGAACCATTTTTCTGGCGATTTCCTCTCCCTACTACTCGCATTCTGTTTTCATCATCCATTCCTTCAGGTATGGCGACCTCAAAACTTTCTTCTACAAAATTAAAACCTTCACCTTTGCACTTAGGACATTTTTCCTTGATAATTCGACCTTCTCCAGAACATTTTGAGCAAGTTTGAGCAAAAGTCATAAATCCTTGCCTCATAAATACCTGCCCTTTACCCCCGCACTCTGTACATACTTCAAGATTTCCGTCTTTAGCACCACTACCATTACAATCTTCACAATAGGACTTGTATTTGGTTTTGATTGTTTTTTTGCAGCCAAAAACGGCTTCTTTAAAACTTAAATCTAATTTATAGAGATAATCAGGATTAAATTTAGCTCTAGGTTCTCTCCTAGATGATTGAGAAAAACCAAATCCACTCCCAAAAGCAGACTCAAAAATAGAGCCTAAATCCCCAAAAATATCGCTGAAATCTTTCCCACTAAATCCACTAAATCCATTATTTTCAAGCCCTTGTTTGCCATATCTATCATAGATTTGACGTTTTGAATCATCACTTAAAACCTCATATGCCTCATTGATTCTTTTAAACATTTCTTCAGCGCTCTCATCATCAGGATTTCTATCGGGATGATACTTTAGAGCCATTTTTCTATAGGCTTTCTTAATGGTTTCTTTATCGCTAGTTTTACTGATTTCTAAAATTTCATAATAATCAAAATGTTCCAAACTCCAATATCTCCCATATCAAAAATTTTTAAGACAAAATTTTATCTTAAAAAAGTTTTATCCATTGTTAAAATTCCTTCAGTTATGATTGCATTTATGAAAACATATAAAAATACTTTGCATTACTTTTTTTCTCTTACTGAAGCTCTTGAGCAACTTCCTGGCATTGGCAAAAAATCTGCTCAAAAAATGGCTTATAGCTTAAGCGTCGAAGACAAATATATGGCACTCAAAATTGCACATTCAATAGAAAATGCAATTGACAATGTAAGAAAATGCAAGATATGTGGAGGATTGAGTGAAAGCGAGATTTGTGAGATTTGTCTGGATGAAAATCGTCAAAATAGCCAACTTTGTGTAGTTTTGCATCCAAAAGATATTTTTACGATTGAAGAAATCGGAGATTTTGAAGGCAAATATAAAGTGATTGATGAACTTGAAAAAATTGATTTTGTTTTTTTTAGAAAATATATCCAAGAAAATAAGATTAAAGAAATTATCTTTGCTTTTTCACCAACTCTTGCAAATGATGCCATTATGCTCTTTATTGAAGACAAACTTCAGGATTTGGATTTAGTTTTTAGCAAAATTGCACAAGGAGTCCCTACAGGAATTGGTCTTGAAAATATTGATCAACTTTCACTCTTAAGAGCATTTACTTCAAGAGTAAAGCTTTAAACTTAGGTTTATCTAAGGTTGAAATTTGTAGAATACGATCGTTAAAGAATTGTTTGAAATGCGCAAACAATTCTTTGAAAACAAACAAACAAGGAAAGATACAATGAAAAAGCTTCTTATCATAGCTTTATTTGGTGCCGCAAGCTTGGCCATAGCTGCTGAAGCTCCTGCAGCTTTTAAAAAATGTGTTGCTTGTCACGGCGCAAACGGACAAAAAGTTGCTCCCGGAGCTAAAGGAGGGATAACTATTGCAGGTCTTCCAAAAAATAAACTTTTGGCAGATCTTAAAGGTTATAAAGCCGGAACAGCAGATAATGGAGGTGCAAAAGCAATTATGTATGCACAAATGAAGAATGTCTCTGATTCAGATATTGAAGCTCTTGCTGATTATATCTCTAAACTTCCTCCTAAAAAATAATCAATCGGGGATTTCCCCGACCTGACAATGTCTGAAATACTTATTGATTCAAAATCATTCAAAAATAATCTTGATATCATTGCATCTCATATAAAAGATAAAAATAAACTCGCCCTTGTTCTTAAAGATAATGCCTATGGACACGGTATTGAGCAAATTGCCTCACTTGCTTGCGAGTATGGTATCAAGAGTGTTTTTGTCAAGAATGAGTTTGAAGCACTTAAAATTGCTCATTTTTTTGATCATATCACAGTGTTTTATGGAAATATATCCCCAAAGGTTCCCAAAAATATTCATTTATCCATTAATTCATTAAATACATTAGAACATTTGGAAGAAAAACGATCTATTGAACTTGAAATCAATACCGGAATGAATAGAAACGGTATCCCAAGACAAAATCTCTCTTTTTTTATCGAAAAAATTTTAAGCAAAAAACTCAATCTTTTTGGAGTTTTTATGCACAATGGCTATGGAGATGAAAAAAATAATGATTTTGAGGAAGCTCAAAAAAGTTTTTTGCAAGTAAAAGAAGAGATTGTCTATCTGTCCAAAAAACTTGGTTTTGCTCTTCCAAGATTCCATTCTTTAGCCTCTTGTGGAACTCTTAGAAGTGGAAAAATCGAGGATGATTTAGTCCGCATAGGCATTGCAGCTTACGGTTATCTTGGCAATAATTTTCCCATACCGATTGCTGAATCTTTAAAACCCATTGCTTCACTTTGGGCAGATAAAATATGTGAGCAAAGACTTCCAAAAGGTTCTAAAATCGGCTATGGAGGAAAAAGCGTTTTAAAAAAAGATACTATTGTTAGTACTTATGATATAGGCTATGGTGATGGTTTTTTTCGACACGATGGCAGTAAAGGCGAGCTTACAACAGCTGAAGGGTATCTTATATTACCCATTACTTCTATGGATTGCTTTTCTTGCATTTCCCAAGAAGAAAGAGTTTGTGTGTTTAATGATGTTTCTTCTATTGCCAAAATGTTTCATACCATCCCTTATGAAGTCCTTACGAGCCTATCCCCTTTCATTAAGCGAACACTTATTTAATGGATAAGCTCTACGCACTCAATCACTCTCCCATAGACTTTCATTTTTCACAAAACCCCAGAGACTTTATGGTTCGGGAAATTCCTTTATATCCTTTTAGTGAAAATGGGGAGCATTTGATTTTAAATATTCGCAAAAAAGGTTTAAATACTCTTGAAATGATAAAAATCTTATCAGGCATAATCGGGTGCAAAACCGGCGATATTGGCTATGCAGGTTTAAAAGATAAATCAGCAACAACTTCCCAATATATTTCTATCCATAAAAATTTCGCCCAATCTTTGGAAAATAAACTTTCTTTGCTTGAAGAAAAAAATATCAAGATACTCTCATCTTGCCTCCATTCCAACAAACTAAAAATAGGTCATCTTAAGGGGAATAATTTTTTTATTCGTCTCAAAAAAATTACCCCTTCAGTTTTTGTAAAAATTGAATCTGTTTTGCAGACAATCTTAAAAAATGGCTTGCCCAATTATTTTGGATATCAAAGATTTGGAAAAGATGGTAATAATCATATAGAAGGAAAAAAAATTGCTCATCAAGAATTTAAGTTAAGAAATAAAAAAATAAATAATTTTCTTATTTCTAGCTATCAAAGTTATTTATTTAATCAATGGCTGGAATCAAGGATCAAAATCAGTAAAATTTTTGAAAGCTTTGAACCTTCAGAAATCAAACACGCACTTTCAGAGCAGCAAATTTCTTTATCTTTGGAAACTATTAAAGCCATTCGTTCCCAACCACATTTTTTCAAATTATTCGAAGGGGATTTGATGCATCACTACCCTTATGGAAAGCTTTTTACCTCAGATATTCAAAATGATTCTGAGCGTTTCTTTAGCAAAGATATTGTTCCAACAGGACTTTTAGCAGGAGTGAAAACGCCCCGATCAACTTCCTTTTCAAGAAAATTTGAAGAAACTTTTGATGATCAAAAACTCAAGGCTGATGGTTCAAGACGTTTTGCTTGGGTATGGATTGAAGACCTAAAATATCGTTATATTCAAGAACAAGCTTGGGTAGAGCTTGAATTTTCGCTTCCAAAAGGAAGTTATGCAACAACTTTAATCGAAGAACTTGCACATAAAAACATTAGAATTGATTAAAATTTCTTTGCGATAATAAACATTCAATCAAACAAGGAATGATCGATGGATTTTAAATCAATAATTTCTCAAAATCGTGCTAAAACAAATGCGGTTCTGATTACTTATATAATGATTTTTATTCTGATTGGACTGCTTGTGGATATTATCAGGATCAATGCACCATCTTTAAGCACGGGTATGGTAGAGCTTATCACATTTCAAATTTTTCCTACAATCACTATATGTATGCTATTTGCAGCTTTAGTAATCATTTATATTTCCATTCAAAATTTTACGGGAATTATGCTGAATGGAAATGAATACAAATTAATTGATCCTACAAAAGTTTTAAGTAAGACTGAAAGACAAATTTATGAAATTCTTGAAGAACTCATCAAAGAATCTAAAACTGCATTTATCCCAAAACTCTATGTAATGGATGCTCCTTATATGAATGCATTTGCAAGCGGTTGGAATGGAAAAAATTCTTTGATAGCCCTCACGACAGCTTTGATAAGAAATCTTGAAAGAGATGAACTCAAAGCTGTTATGGCTCACGAACTCAGTCACATCAGGCACGGAGATATTCGATTGACGATGTGCGTAGGGATATTAAGTAATGTTATGCTTTTGGTTGCTAATTCTGCAGTTTGGATGTTTATGGGTAATAATCGTGAAAAAGGGGCTAATGCAGCAAAAACAATTTTATTAATCTTGCAATTCGTTCTTCCTATTTTTACACTATTTTTACAAATGTATCTAAGTAGGAGTAGAGAATATATGGCAGATAGTGGGGCGGCTTATATTATGGAAGATTCTAGACCAATGATTAGAGCTTTGCAAAAAATCAGTGGGGATTACAGCACGAACGATTATTCAGAAATTGACACTAACCCGACTCGAAAAGCAGCTTATATTTTTGACACTTCAGAAGTTTTTAGTACGCATCCAAGCATACAAAATAGAATCAAATCTCTTTTAGGAAGATAATATGGATCATAAAGATTATTTTAACTATTTTTTAAAAAAAATTGGTGAGAACCCAAATCGTGAAGGACTCAAAGATACCCCTTCTAGAGTCGAAACACTATGGGATTTCTTATATAGCGGTTACACTCAAAATGCCAAAGAAGCTCTTGGAAGTGTATTTGAACAAGGAGCTTGCGATGAAATGGTGATGATTAAGAATGTCGAATTTTATTCAATGTGCGAACATCATATACTTCCTTTTTTTGGACACATCAGCATTGGATACATTCCAGATAAAAAAGTCGCAGGCATTAGCGGCTTAGTGAAACTTATAGAAATTTATTCAAGAAGACTGCAAATCCAAGAAAAACTCACTACCCAAATCGCAGAAACCATAATGGAAGTGTTAGTTCCAAAAGGAGTTATGGTCGTTTGTGAAGCACAGCATTTATGTATGAGTATGCGAGGAGTTCAAAAACAAAATGCACGAATCAATACAAGTGCAATCAGAGGTCTTTTTAAATCAGACTCCCGAACTCGTGCAGAATTTATGCAACTTTTAAAATCTTAAAATTATTTATAAGATTTAATAGCCTTATCTAAAATAGCGCAAGCTTCTTCTTTTCCCTCAAAGCCTTTTACTTTTACCCATTTTCCAGGCTCTAACATTTTGTAGGTTTCAAAAAAATTTTTAATTTTATCCAAAGTTATTTTTGGTAAATCTTGTAAAGTTTTAATGCCATCATAGCGAGGATCTATTTTGCTTAATGGAACAGCTAAAAGTTTTTCATCTAACCCACTTTCATCTTCCATAACCAACACACCAATCAAGCGGCATTTAATCACACTTCCAGCTTGAAGAGGGTATTCATTCAGAACTAAAATATCTGCAGGATCTCCATCTTCACTCAAAGTATTTGGAATAAAACCATAATTAGCCGGATAAAACATAGCACTATACATAATTCTATCTACTACAACAGCACCACTTTCTTTGTCAATTTCGTATTTAATGTTTGATCCATAGGGAATCTCTATGACTGCATTGACCTTGTCAGGATTTTCTCCAACGGGTATTTTTGAAATATTCATTTTTACTCCTTAAATTTTGATTCGATGAAAACTTCCATCTCTTTTACAATTTCTTCGATACTTCTTTCGCCGTTAATTCGCTTTAAAATCCCCATTTTTGAATAAAAATCTTGAATTTCTTTAAGAGGGGTCTGATAAACTTTCATTCTATTGTTAAAAACTTCAGTATTGTCATCAGCGCCTCTAGCTCTGCCAAGAACTCTCTCTCTAGCTACTATTTCACTCACATCCACCTCAATTACGCTTAGCAATTGCACATCATTTTGAAGTTTTAAAACCTTATCTAGAGATTCCATTTGCTCAACACTTCTAGGATAGCCATCAATGATAATAACATCTTTAGGAGCATTTTTAATGGCCGTTACAATTGTTTCTACCACAATGTCCAATGGAACTAAATTGCCCTTGCTGGTAAAGTTTTCTATCAATCTCCCTCTCTCGCTCCCACTAGCAACTTCTGCCCTCAATAAATCTCCGGTAGAGTAATGCACGATTCTATCGTTGTGATGTTGAGCAATCAATTGAGCGTCGGTAGTTTTTCCACTTCCGGGAGCCCCGATTATTAAAAATAATTTTTTCATTTCATCTCCTTTTTAAATGATT
This window contains:
- the recR gene encoding recombination mediator RecR, with translation MKTYKNTLHYFFSLTEALEQLPGIGKKSAQKMAYSLSVEDKYMALKIAHSIENAIDNVRKCKICGGLSESEICEICLDENRQNSQLCVVLHPKDIFTIEEIGDFEGKYKVIDELEKIDFVFFRKYIQENKIKEIIFAFSPTLANDAIMLFIEDKLQDLDLVFSKIAQGVPTGIGLENIDQLSLLRAFTSRVKL
- the truD gene encoding tRNA pseudouridine(13) synthase TruD; this translates as MDKLYALNHSPIDFHFSQNPRDFMVREIPLYPFSENGEHLILNIRKKGLNTLEMIKILSGIIGCKTGDIGYAGLKDKSATTSQYISIHKNFAQSLENKLSLLEEKNIKILSSCLHSNKLKIGHLKGNNFFIRLKKITPSVFVKIESVLQTILKNGLPNYFGYQRFGKDGNNHIEGKKIAHQEFKLRNKKINNFLISSYQSYLFNQWLESRIKISKIFESFEPSEIKHALSEQQISLSLETIKAIRSQPHFFKLFEGDLMHHYPYGKLFTSDIQNDSERFFSKDIVPTGLLAGVKTPRSTSFSRKFEETFDDQKLKADGSRRFAWVWIEDLKYRYIQEQAWVELEFSLPKGSYATTLIEELAHKNIRID
- a CDS encoding c-type cytochrome, with the translated sequence MKKLLIIALFGAASLAIAAEAPAAFKKCVACHGANGQKVAPGAKGGITIAGLPKNKLLADLKGYKAGTADNGGAKAIMYAQMKNVSDSDIEALADYISKLPPKK
- the dnaJ gene encoding molecular chaperone DnaJ; its protein translation is MEHFDYYEILEISKTSDKETIKKAYRKMALKYHPDRNPDDESAEEMFKRINEAYEVLSDDSKRQIYDRYGKQGLENNGFSGFSGKDFSDIFGDLGSIFESAFGSGFGFSQSSRREPRAKFNPDYLYKLDLSFKEAVFGCKKTIKTKYKSYCEDCNGSGAKDGNLEVCTECGGKGQVFMRQGFMTFAQTCSKCSGEGRIIKEKCPKCKGEGFNFVEESFEVAIPEGMDDENRMRVVGRGNRQKNGSRGDLYIVTFVEHDDYFVRDGNDVYIEVPVFFTSIPLGAKIKIPSLRGELELQIPPNSQDGSRFVFNKEGIKEVNGRSYGNLIAVIRIVYPKQLNDEQKNLLLKLHNSFGYESEPHKNLFEECFDRIKNWFKTEVKTKSKKKK
- the dapE gene encoding succinyl-diaminopimelate desuccinylase gives rise to the protein MNPTEVLSKLVAYPTITPQECGIYEFIQSLVPDFKSFAINEGGVKNLFLFKHLGESEKKPLHFCFAGHIDVVPPGNGWQSDPFIPELKGDYLYGRGTQDMKGGVSAFLCALRDFLDSKILQKPLILSILLTSDEEGKGTYGTQIVLQDLKQRGLLPDMALVAEPTCEKKMGDTIKIGRRGSINGVLNIKGIQGHVAYPEKCRNPIELLGARLGKLAGVNLDQGDQDFAPSKLVITDIRGGMEVVNVTPANLKLMFNVRNSTKTKLEDVRNYICEVLDGLEYDLELTQSSHPFLTSSSSFLARSVQKAVSKTCFCEPTFSTSGGTSDARLLSAFGVEVVEFGTLNDRIHSIDERVNIKDLNLLYETFLNLLHLLNEKEKNEE
- a CDS encoding alanine racemase, which gives rise to MSEILIDSKSFKNNLDIIASHIKDKNKLALVLKDNAYGHGIEQIASLACEYGIKSVFVKNEFEALKIAHFFDHITVFYGNISPKVPKNIHLSINSLNTLEHLEEKRSIELEINTGMNRNGIPRQNLSFFIEKILSKKLNLFGVFMHNGYGDEKNNDFEEAQKSFLQVKEEIVYLSKKLGFALPRFHSLASCGTLRSGKIEDDLVRIGIAAYGYLGNNFPIPIAESLKPIASLWADKICEQRLPKGSKIGYGGKSVLKKDTIVSTYDIGYGDGFFRHDGSKGELTTAEGYLILPITSMDCFSCISQEERVCVFNDVSSIAKMFHTIPYEVLTSLSPFIKRTLI
- the mnmG gene encoding tRNA uridine-5-carboxymethylaminomethyl(34) synthesis enzyme MnmG yields the protein MEYDVIVIGGGHAGIEAGVISAKMGAKTHLLTILIENIGLASCNPAIGGLGKGHLTKEVDALGGVMGIITDHCGIQYRILNASKGPAVRGTRAQIDMDKYRVFAKNLVLNTPNLSVSQEIVEELIVQNSQAIGLKTSVGKTYFAKKIIVTTGTFLRGLVHIGESQSQNGRFGESASIGLSKNLEMLGFEMGRLKTGTCPRIDGRSIDFERLEIHNGDFPAPCFSYKTDSSSFDPLQLPCYVTYTNEATHKLIRDNFYRAPLFTGQIEGVGPRYCPSIEDKINRFADKERHQLFLEPQTSEAVEYYVNGLSTSLPFDVQEKVIASIAGLENAKITRYGYAIEYDYIHPTELFHTLETKKIQNLYLAGQINGTTGYEEAAAQGIMAGINAVLSLQKEDKRFDFGGLSEFVLRRDEAYIGVMIDDLVSKGTKEPYRVFTSRAEYRLLLREDNAIFRLGDYAHQLGTIDENAYLCLAKDKQDIINAMKYLENTTFTPSKQNLTLLEQLGEPPINDKCMGVLIVGRDSFDNEKLRKFHSDFKNLSNRALEQIRIQCKYYSYIQKQRENIAKMHQMLQVQIPQDFVFDGIPGLSLEVIEKLNKFRPKTLFNASEISGITPASIDVLHLYIHLRKAR
- the dxr gene encoding 1-deoxy-D-xylulose-5-phosphate reductoisomerase, with the protein product MILLGSTGTIGVNALKVAQKFEIAIEGISAGRNIDLFNDQIKLYSPKKVAIMDSQDLPKLNSRGAKVYVGEEGISQMIEESESSLVLNALVGFAGLKPTFCSLKYGKKLALANKESLVSAGWLIDTSKIVPIDSEHFGLWYLQNNKPFKKLVITASGGAFRDTPYQDIPSKNAQEALNHPNWKMGKKITIDSASMVNKLFEVLEAKWLFKTDAIEGYIERTSNIHALIEFVDGSTTAHFAIPDMKLPIAYALDLHKASTINIIPNIELEKLQNIKFEPIDTKKFPLWNLKDTLVKNPRLGVILNASNEVAVKKFLESKIPFGGIRILIEKSLKKFDSDLLYLKTQEDILMLDKEVRIFANSIL
- the htpX gene encoding zinc metalloprotease HtpX, with the translated sequence MDFKSIISQNRAKTNAVLITYIMIFILIGLLVDIIRINAPSLSTGMVELITFQIFPTITICMLFAALVIIYISIQNFTGIMLNGNEYKLIDPTKVLSKTERQIYEILEELIKESKTAFIPKLYVMDAPYMNAFASGWNGKNSLIALTTALIRNLERDELKAVMAHELSHIRHGDIRLTMCVGILSNVMLLVANSAVWMFMGNNREKGANAAKTILLILQFVLPIFTLFLQMYLSRSREYMADSGAAYIMEDSRPMIRALQKISGDYSTNDYSEIDTNPTRKAAYIFDTSEVFSTHPSIQNRIKSLLGR
- a CDS encoding phosphatidate cytidylyltransferase, giving the protein MSFKENFSNNKQRYITGIILILCLALILYIDNTILVWAILGITYILGFNEAIKLFGCKRHPMMYLLAVVVWILAGLNGRPIESAIFIAMIMAGFLAYKKSFNPKQILPFIYPSIPFLTIFAVYKDFGVNAIIWLIVVVALTDIGAYFGGKAFGKTPFSQTSPNKTLEGAIIGLAIAVAIGSFIGMGGLSGNFIISLLISFAISLSAIFGDLYESYLKRNADLKDSGNILPGHGGMLDRMDAILFGAVTIHFLLYFLKIWKETSIILL